A window of Anas acuta chromosome 5, bAnaAcu1.1, whole genome shotgun sequence genomic DNA:
CCCCACTTTTTTTAGGGTCTGTGtctgtctttttccttctcttttttggtgtgtttgtagtttttgtttgtttgcttttttttttttttttttttttttttttaatgcatggaCGCATGGACATGTTATGATATCAAAAGAAGACCGACAAAATGTGAAATTCTGGCACTACTCAACTTATTTCAGATTTCActtaaaatctatttaaaaatgcCTTTACTACTGGGCTTTATTATActactgtttaaaaataggaaggaaaaaaatgtaaattaaaatgacATAAAACTGCGAAGTATTGACAAGCAGTTCACCgtgtgaaaaatattaaatgttcaTGGTGTTTAAAATACAGGAACACATATTGTTTACAGAGATGAAGAATCAttagattaaagaaaaatggtagatcatatgtgtgtgtatatatacatatatatatgactcAATACACATAGATTTTAAGGGAAATTGAAATAAAGTGCTCAGCTGTCTCAAATATCTGTCCTTTATCATTTTCTCTTTATGTAATATGTCTCATTACTGATGTTTGTATACTGTCAGTCTCAGATATATGACAGATACTACAGATATTTACTGTGACTCTCCATTTATAAACCACTAGCCTTAAGGACACGTAAAAGCAGATTCATATATCTTAAATGTATTAACTAGTTTTGTAAGTTTTTGCCCCAAAGCAGATCTAACCTAATCGGCTAGAATGGAAATGTGCTTTTCAAGTGTCATTTATCTAAGACTGGGTAATAGGAATCATCCTTTGTTGCAGGTCGTATTGATCAGCTTTTACTGATAAAGGAAatgcccatggcaagggggaGAGAAGATGCACCAGGGGCATGTAAGATAGTTTACATGAATAATCTTCAAAAACTACCTGCAGTTTATTCTTAAGCAAACTCATTGGCAGCACTTTCTAACAACTGGAGAAATGGTAGCAAAAACAACCTTCCAAATTACATATGAATGTACAATCTTGCAATTTATTTACAACTTCCACTTAATTCAATAATAACTTTGACAAGTATGTAGTACAGGACTTGGTCTGGTAGTACAGGACTGGTTAAATTATATAAGTCATAAGCACTAATTCAGAAGAaaggttattttatttagtgACACGttaattgttttgttgttgttttgtacaTGTATCCATCAAAAGTGTttgttgtgtcttttttttaaatccataaaAGGCAAGGTATGTGACAAAGGTTGTTTTCAAGTCAATTAACTcctctgatttttaatttatttgtcaGATGCAGTAGATAACCACAGATCTTTTAGCGACAAACATGGTTTCACTGGTAAACGTGAAATACAGCCTGATGAGGATATAAAAGCAGGTAACAAAATTCTGAATGCCAGTATTGTTGATTTGACTTTAGTTTTTTATGAAGTAATTACTTACTGTCATTGAGTTAACTTACTACCTAGATACAAGGTTACTCTTGCACTCTACCAAAAATCCCACTAAACGCACGTaaggaataaaatttaaattttggcCTTTCATACTTAAACAACTTGATGCCTCAGGAAAAGTACCATAATCATATTTACTTAAAAGTAATatcatttattatattttaaacctattttaatttctgtatattCAAATCAGTATTTCAGACACTCAGGAGTTCCCTTTCTTCAGCAAAGAAGTGAAAgcataaagaattattttcagtagggaaacctatatatatatatatatatatatgtaggttatagataaaaatatataaatatgtataaatatatataattttttattctgataTTAGAGTTTTATAACCAGACATCAACACTGTATGGTGCTATTTATATTAGAAGATTCTTCACCAGTTCAAACAAACGAAAAATTCTCCAGGTCTCACAGTATTTCCTATATTTGAACAACCTTGATTATTTTCTTCGGAAGATTGGGTCCAAAAGCTAAGTCTAGTCAATGTATTTCTTTGAGGTTTCATGTAGGAGAATTTAGTAAATGGGAATCAAAAGGATGCAGCCCAGATTTCTTTTAGGCTGTCTAGGCTCATCATCCAAAGCTGGGCCTCTAAAACACGTGCTTCAACCCTCTTTCTGACCAATGAAGAGAAATTGACACCTATTTCAAGGATAAGATGTAGAAATTTCTAGAAAAACCTGTCTCTTTCACCTGATGAGAAACTAAATCTACTGCAGGCATCTAAAATGAGATAGAATGAATCTCATATTTAGACTGTCAAAAAGCCACATTTCTCACTCCAATCACAGAAAATGGCACTTACTTGTGTGCTGTTACGTTCATCACCCCACAAATGGAGGAAGATAAagtcccagccccacagatcatgcagtttattttaaatcctcCCAACACAATACTAGCGTATCTAACAGTAAATAAGTTTGTACATAACAGAAATGTGCTTCATtataatttcactgaaataattacTCTGTAAATAGAAGAGTAGCATCAACATATACATtagtttttgcattttcagagtAAGTGCTGTTTTAGTTCTGGTATGTACTTATATAACAACAAAACTAACACTATTTCCTCAAACACTGGTATTAAAGCAGTGTTTGGCTAGTCATAAACAAAGTGAGAGGAAGACAGCATTTGTAATCTAACAGTACAACTCAGACGGCAACAGATTGCCATTTGCAGATGAAGTGCCAGCTGCTTTACAGAAGTATGATGGTTAGGAATTATGGAACTCTTCTGCAGGTACTGCTGCATCTCCACGTTTAAAAGTAAAACCAACCAAACTAGTCTGAATAGGacatatatattaaacaaaTGCTTCTATTATGAACCACATTTGCTCTTCTCTCATCAAAAGTTTCCTTTGATGCTCAAATTTCTGATGGAATTCCTATCTAAAGGAGATATGAATGTAAAATTGGTTAAGGAACTAGAGCTcctattttaaatgcagttgAAGTGACCTTTACAAAAGTGCCTTAAAACAGTGATCTACTTCTTACAGTGTTCCTGTAGAAGAATTCATTGCAAAGAACCGCTCTGTTTCCTCGAAGGAACACTACAAAATTCACTAGCTCTCAAGATATCCTAGAACTTGTAAGCTATGTTAGTTGCTTAACAcaagatcaaaataaaataaaaaaaaaatctataagcaaaatttggaaattttttaaatttcaagagCCTAACTCTTTTTCCCATATACTTATAGGAATATGTATGCATAATATTCTCAAATacctaaaaaatatttatgcaataATTATCATATTATGAATAAAATTGGGTCAATTAACTACAACTATAATGATATTAATCATAACAAAAGTCCATAACAAATGAgatcagaataaaaattaagaaacttcaaatgaaaacactaatattattaatatacgAATTAACATGTTTGTGTCCATTCAAAGACTAGAAGACAAGACATCCAGACACAAACTTCCACACAAATTCACGAATGCTCACTCTCTGTACACCAGAAACCTTTATATCCATCACGAttcatcttaaatatttttcatttgggcTACACAGCTCAGTCTGATCTGTGCATCACTACAGACCTGAATCATCTCTTCTGTCACGGAAGAACTCCCACAACAGCCATGTGCTGCAAAGCCAGTCTTTCAGACTGTATTCTGAGATGAAACATGTCCTCTGTGATAACATCAAGAGACAGTATTTTCACCAGTGTAATAATGGACTGTGAATCAGATTCTGGTAGCCATCTCTTTTACATTCACAGAACTAAAATCCTCAGCAAAATTGCCTGCTGTTTGTTCTCCAATATCGAACAAGCTTCCACCTTGTTGATAAAAAGCAAGCTGTCTCCATTTATTTACAGACAGAGCAAAACTATTACTCATGTTCTCTGAGTATAATAATGAGCTTCCAGAGAGCTTGATAATTTGGGCCATTTAAGAAGTATCAAAGGCAGAAGATTAAAGGGGACTATATTGCACTTGATATATATGCAAAAGCACACATTTCTGAGCCTTTAGTCAAGTCCCAGGCCTAGTTCTTGTGACTACACATCACTTCTGTGACACGTGAGCAGACTAATGGGAACAAAGTCAGACTACATAGAGAACTTTCTTCTGTTTGGTAAAGCTGATGAATTTGCTAAATTtacctttcccttccttctcagGCTAGCAGACACAAAAAAgggagctgagagcagaggatATCTTTCTTCTGCAATTGGACTCATATGGTCTTAAGGATTATGACCATTAAGGTGTCAAAGTAGCTCCTATACAGCAATGGCATAAAAAATTGGGCAATTTTTGATTCTGAGAATTGTAGCTTTTTACCTCAaagttgctttgcttttccacaaAATGAGGCTTTCCATTcaaggtgttgttttttgtttttgtttttgtttttaatttcattttttccagataacATAAAATGAATAGACCTTTACACCATGTTAACCTTAAGTAACAATCAACTTGTTTTCTAGGAAATCTTGGAAGACCACTGGCTGATGAAAACATTGTGCGCACAGTAATTGAATTTTTGACTTACTTGCATCTTAAAGGTTAGTGAACACTTTTTAAATCTGACTATACCTATCAGAATCCCTGAAGATCCTGCTTCTGTTGTCCTTTTTGGTTTGAAATTTACTGAGATAGGACCAGTCATGAATGTACAAGCCTGCTACAGATTTGCCTTTGGACAGCGTTTCTGGGAGTAACGGTGGAAGGAGATGAACTGTCCATTCCACTTTAATGCATTTAGGAATATGCCTGACTTTAAGAGCAAAGGCTGTCCTGTCAAACTGCAGGTCAATGAAtagccagcacagcagggttCTAATACTATTTGATTACTCCGAGCACTGTGACAAAAGTAGCTGTTGATACCAAAATTTTATGGACATGGCATAtagaatatttgaaaacaaactaaataCAGTTTGATTACATGGGAgttataaaaaaatgtttgataacaaattaaataaagccTCGGTTTACAACCAAGAGCAGTTGGTTGAAATTCAGAAATGcttgttaccaaaaaaaagaaaaacatcttccttTATGCGTGTATTCTACAATAAAGTTGCATCATAAAAATGCATGCTAGCAAACAGCCCAAAATGCTGCTAGTAAAACTATGTGGAGCCACAAAATGTTGACTCTGTCACTCTATCCCTGcagtttcttttatatatatatatatatatatatatataagtaaaattataacaggaaaaggttcttaacatttagaagaaaatatgtttataatttAAATCATCAAAAGTTCAAAGATTTGCATCTTATagttgaaagaagaaaaatataaaaatgtgtactGCTGAAATTggattttatgatttattttccaagattaatacacatacttttttttttcttttttgaagagATGGGAGCACTTGACAATCTACCTTCACCAGAGGAAACAAACCAGTCTTGAAGAagaatacatttatattttgttgtagtgtaaattcagattgaattcTAAACAAAAGATCCAAAAGACCAGAAGATGAGAAGTATTGTTTGCATTAATCTGAAAAATGGTAAATGATGTTTTGCctcttggattttcttttctctactgTAATGTTATGGTGTACAATTTTGCCTTGGTGAACTTTTTCTGTAggtaaatgataaaataaaaataaacagcaactACATTGTTTCATTTCCCTTTAAAGAACATTATAAAACTAAATACAAAACAGCACACCATGTATCAGCTATAAGCCCCAGGTTACATTGTAAGATTAGGCTACACCtataatcataaaaaaatatggtaaaaacaaaacaaaacaaaaagaaactatGTATTGAGTTTTTTAGCTAACTGAGACACAGGAGAAGAATTTCAACTTCAGACTGTAGCCATTATAAGGTCTCACAGACCTATTTATCCTTCTACACTTCATGGTAAACTTTCTTACTCTTCATATGTTCTTAGACATGAATGTTCGTTCATCTGGTATTTCATAGTATTCACCTGTAGTACATCAGCCCATGGACTGAAGCTTGCTTTTACAAATTTAACTGTTCTGCACAGGTTTACACAAACTATATGTGTAGGCTTCCTATTCCTATGCCATCAAGAATACTGGATCTGTATTGTTTTATGAAGAGACTCTACTGTCTTTtccaagattaaaaaatattttatgaggtGCTTTAGTTTGAGTTCAGCAAAGAGCTTCAAGACATGCTTGACTCTTTCTGAGGAGTTTTGATGTAGCAAGACCAGGATGCTAGGCCCATAAAGGATGAATGTCATGGCAGAAATGAAGAAACGTTTTAGAGCATAAAGAATCTTATAAGGTTTCTTCATATTTAGATGACTTTGACACTCTGCTTAACACAAGGAAATCCTGTCCTTTCAAAACACCATTTTCTAGAATGCACAGACTTCGCAGAATTATTACATaatctgtttttcacttttatcaTAGCAGAGTACATTCTAGATGCCAAGCCATTAGTGGCTAATTTGAAACCACAAGGCTCTCTCACCTTCTCAATCCATCTGTACTGTTCTTATGGCAGTCACTCAGCCTCTGATCTAATGTCTGATGTACAGTTCCCAAagcatacaattttttttttttcccatcagatTCAACAGGCTTCTGGGCAAGTCTTTCAGATACTGctttactgcctttttttttttttttttttttttttttttgaaagagtaACAAAAAGTGTGCATTGAAATTGCTTCTAGTTTGacattatttctaaaatttatgggtttccaaaacataaaaaaaccCTTAGTGAAATGTATCATCTGTACATTAACATCATCCAGTAATTTCAAACTCATTTTCCGTAGTAATGTCCACATTTCCAGTCAGAAACCTGAACCGTAACTCACTAAAATCAAGAattttttccattgacttcCATGGCATTTGGTTCTGAAATGCCAAGAACCAGTAGTTATTTGCAGCAAAAGCAACGATCCATCTTTCTGTGGAAAAGCAGCTGAACCCATCGTCaattaaaaagaacataatTTATGCAgtaaaaattcttttcttttgaaatagaaaaagaaatgagtttAAAATTAGAAGATATTACTTAAATTAGCGTGCTACCAAGCTCATTAAAATTGGAATGGTCTTGTTGGAATGAATATTCActtgaaattctgaaatttgagattatttgaaatacagaaaaaatctCATTGGATCAAGTATCTTGGAAGATTTCCAAAACTGTCTAGGCAGGGAGGCCCACAAGTTCTTACTCATCGTGTTgaatttttatatacatatattattaaataaataagtaatcaTTTAATTGCCTAAAGCAAACAACATACTTTCACTTAAATTTTACCACATTCAAACACCTGTTGGTAATAATATTCCAAAATACAGAGACAGGTGAAATTATTGGTGTTTCTTCACTCTCCATAACACCATAACCTTTGCAAAAACAaagggtcaaaaaaaaaaaaaaggtattcttCGTGGTCAGTTTCAGTAAgtcttattttattaatgttcttattttatttaaagcatgTCTTACATCTCCTCATCTCAGAACTAAATTGTACAAATAGTTGGAACGGCATCTCCATAAATCTGCCGCTCAAACAAACACCTGATAAACAAAATCGCctttaaacatttgaaaaccattattttcatcagagcaaaagcaaaaagattCCACAggcttcagaagaaaacaaaaatcctaaCCATTTTCTCtagatttcatttatttgctcATTTCCATATATCATATCTCGCTTCTGTGTACACAGGAACCACGTCTGCACAAAGTCAAAAGCCAAAGTCTAGAAAATGATTAAAACTTTGCTGTAATGTTTGCTAATGCTATGAAATTATTTGGCATACAAATTTTatactgaaaatgaagagaaggcTTGCATCAAGCTGAATTACTGGACAATAAAATGGAAGATGAAATTAAATGTTGATGCAAGCAAAGGAATATACACATAGAAAGAACTCTAATTTTACATACGCATAATAACGGTCTAAATTATCTCCAGCAAAATAGCTTAGACTCTTTGTACATGGTCctgtaaaatgtcattttaaactTCAGCAGCAGTCAGAAAGGCAAATGGAATGTTAGGAATCATGATAAAAGTAGACAAAACAACCCAGAAAACATCATTTTACCACTGTTCCCAACTTTGACACCAGTTGCATTTCTGGTCACTTTGCAAAAAACAAAGGCTACTGTAGAAACATAAAAGCTATAGAGAAATACCATGACTATGCTCAGCAGCAGTGAGCAATTTTCATAAAAAGAGAGACTAAATAGGCTGTAACACTTCAGCTAAAGAGATTAGTAGGGTGAAAGATGATAGAGTCACAGTAAAGGTACCTAGTGAATTCATTCTGTCTTGTAATCCAGGAATTAAAGATTACCtaattaaataaacaagcaaCATTTACAAACCCCACCCCAGAAGAAGAAGTCCTTTCCCATCCACCTCATAGTGAAATTGTGGTACTGGCTGGCAGAGGACATTGTGGAGGCCATAGATTCATGAAGGAAACAGCcacattcagaagaaaagtcCTTCAAAAGCCATTGGCCCAAATGAAACCTCTAGCTCAAAAAGTCTaactgaattgttttttttattgtcaaTAAAGAACACTTTATTgacatgtgtgtgcatgtgttatACAACCCTTAGAGCCTGACCCATGAGTTGGGGGTTAATTAAGCAGAGATTCTTCATCTGCACAGCACCTGATGCTAGTTTACAAAAGAAACCTAgaaattccacttttttttttttttttttgctaacaaTTATACAGAAATGATTACTACAGTTAACCCAAAAGGTGTAGTTTTAATATAGTACCACACCTGTCAGATGGTCTCAGTGACATTTGTTTAAATGCAAAGCACTTTGGTGTAGAAGAGGGTATTTCGGGATGGCACAGCTGACACAGAACAGCCTATTCAGATTAGGAAGCCATTAAGCAGCTGACAGGATCCACGCATTTCCCACCTGTCTACTAATGCAAAGGTCAGACTGCAAAATTAGCATACAAAAATTAGACGGGGATTCAGAATACTGACGAAGTTGGAGGAAGCTTGACACTGGGATTGACGTAACTCTCAAGTTTAGTGTTGTAATAGTTGAAAATATTAACTACAGCCCTTTTTCACATGACCAGCGCACTAACTTCCCAAGGTAATGGAGAACCTCAGTGTGAGTTAGTTCACAAAGGATTCTGACAATTTCTTTGCTCTTCATTTGCCTTTCAAGCAAGACAAGGAGATAACGATATGAGACAGTGCATGAAGTAACACATTAATAACTCACAGGAAAAGctacaaaactatttttatatgATTTCAGAGTAcatgagacaaaaaaagaagCCAGAAATGGACACGAGGAAACAGTTTGCAATTTATCCAGGACATAAATTACCTCAGGAGATTCCTAAGGCAGAtataatgtttaaaagaaagcttAGAACTAAGTTATATGAGCAGAACAAATAAACTTTCACCCATTAATGAAGTTCATAAAAAAATTACAACTCTTTTACTGTCACTATTTTGTGTcctatcatttatttttacataaaaggaaataaaaatgctgataCTTAATTTTGCAAGGACTGAGTATGGGCTGGGTATGGACAATGCATAATTGGACCAAACAGAGAGAGCTGCAACTCACAGGTCCATCGACTACTCAGACTCAGGATACAAATGTCAGTTGCTAAGGTGCGATACTTAGGACTCAATATTTAATGTCTCAGAGCATAGGTCATTGGTCACTGTGTGCAGGACTCAGCTTGCAGGCCTTACTGACTGAGCTTTAAAAAGCCAGGATTGAGTTACAGATGAGAATTATTTTATCTCCTTGCTTGTAAAGCACCACAT
This region includes:
- the GAL gene encoding galanin peptides isoform X1: MQRSASFLFLSFILCAALSETFGLVLSAKEKRGWTLNSAGYLLGPRRIDQLLLIKEMPMARGREDAPGAYAVDNHRSFSDKHGFTGKREIQPDEDIKAGNLGRPLADENIVRTVIEFLTYLHLKEMGALDNLPSPEETNQS
- the GAL gene encoding galanin peptides isoform X2 codes for the protein MQRSASFLFLSFILCAALSETFGLVLSAKEKRGWTLNSAGYLLGPHAVDNHRSFSDKHGFTGKREIQPDEDIKAGNLGRPLADENIVRTVIEFLTYLHLKEMGALDNLPSPEETNQS